A window from Desertifilum tharense IPPAS B-1220 encodes these proteins:
- the rimP gene encoding ribosome maturation factor RimP, which translates to MTHPLIPQILDLASPVAEQLGLEVVGAVFQTNQSPPVLRVDIRNPQQDTGLDDCERMSRALEATLDATDIIPDAYVLEISSPGVSRQLTTDREFSAFKGFAVVVTTEPPYAGQTEWRGKLQSRDETMLYLNQKGRTHSIPRQQIVRVQFDEQH; encoded by the coding sequence ATGACTCATCCTTTAATCCCTCAAATCTTAGACCTAGCTTCCCCGGTCGCCGAACAACTCGGTCTTGAGGTCGTTGGCGCTGTTTTCCAAACCAATCAAAGTCCCCCTGTGTTGCGCGTCGATATTCGCAATCCTCAGCAGGACACGGGTTTGGACGACTGCGAACGGATGAGTCGCGCCTTAGAAGCCACCCTAGACGCAACCGATATAATTCCCGACGCGTATGTTCTGGAAATTTCTAGTCCTGGCGTCTCTCGACAACTGACAACCGATCGCGAGTTTAGCGCTTTCAAAGGGTTTGCAGTTGTTGTCACCACAGAACCGCCGTATGCTGGTCAGACCGAGTGGCGAGGAAAACTTCAAAGTCGCGATGAGACGATGCTTTACCTCAACCAAAAAGGACGGACGCACTCGATTCCCCGCCAGCAGATTGTGAGGGTGCAATTTGACGAACAGCATTAG
- the nusA gene encoding transcription termination factor NusA, whose product MSMVSLPGLKDMIDKISQERNLPKPAVQAALREALMKGYERYRRTLRMNAPNFDDEYFNNFEVELDAEEEGFRILATKTIVEEVSNSDHQISLEEVKKVADEAQLGDTVLLDVTPDQGEFGRMAAIQTKQVLAQKLRDQQRKLIQEEFQDLEGTVLQARVLRFERQSVIMAVSSSFGQPEVEAELPKREQLPNDNYRANATFKVYLKKVGSGSHRGPQLVVSRADAGLVVYLFANEVPEIEDEVVRIVAVAREANPPSRYVGPRTKIAVDTLEREVDPVGACIGARGSRIQVVVNELRGEKIDVIRWSPDPATYIANALSPARVDAVYLVDPDIRQAHVLVAENQLSLAIGKEGQNVRLAARLTGWKIDIKDSANYDYDAETSKIAAAAEARQQVAQAEAADEEDSFLGDEELEEDLATSEELEEYDEAIAQADALDRDPSEVS is encoded by the coding sequence ATGTCAATGGTTAGTTTGCCGGGCCTCAAAGACATGATTGACAAAATCAGTCAAGAACGGAACCTACCCAAACCCGCAGTCCAAGCCGCTTTACGCGAAGCTTTAATGAAAGGATACGAGCGCTATCGCCGCACTCTGCGGATGAATGCGCCGAATTTTGACGATGAATACTTCAATAATTTTGAAGTCGAACTCGATGCCGAAGAGGAAGGCTTTCGCATCCTCGCCACCAAAACCATCGTTGAAGAAGTCAGCAATTCCGACCACCAAATTTCCTTAGAAGAGGTGAAGAAAGTGGCCGATGAAGCGCAACTCGGCGATACCGTTTTGCTCGATGTCACGCCCGATCAAGGTGAATTTGGGCGGATGGCAGCCATTCAAACTAAGCAAGTCCTCGCTCAAAAGCTACGCGATCAACAGCGCAAGCTGATTCAAGAGGAATTCCAAGACCTAGAAGGCACGGTTTTGCAAGCTCGCGTCCTCCGTTTTGAACGCCAGTCCGTAATTATGGCGGTCAGCAGCAGTTTTGGACAACCGGAAGTTGAAGCCGAACTCCCCAAGCGCGAACAACTCCCCAATGATAACTATCGCGCCAATGCCACTTTTAAGGTTTACCTGAAAAAGGTGGGATCGGGATCGCATCGCGGCCCGCAATTGGTGGTATCGCGTGCCGATGCGGGGTTAGTGGTGTATCTGTTTGCCAACGAAGTCCCAGAAATTGAAGATGAAGTGGTGCGGATCGTTGCCGTAGCTCGCGAAGCCAATCCCCCCTCGCGCTATGTGGGCCCGCGCACTAAAATTGCGGTGGATACCCTAGAGCGGGAAGTCGATCCCGTCGGTGCTTGTATTGGCGCGCGCGGATCGCGGATTCAGGTGGTGGTCAATGAATTGCGCGGCGAGAAAATCGATGTGATTCGTTGGTCGCCCGATCCGGCAACCTATATCGCCAATGCGCTGAGTCCGGCGCGGGTCGATGCCGTGTATTTGGTCGATCCTGATATTCGCCAAGCTCACGTTCTGGTGGCGGAAAATCAATTGAGTTTAGCCATCGGGAAAGAAGGGCAAAATGTCCGCCTTGCCGCTCGCCTCACGGGTTGGAAGATTGATATTAAAGACAGCGCCAATTACGACTACGACGCCGAAACCAGCAAGATTGCAGCGGCGGCTGAAGCTAGACAGCAGGTGGCTCAAGCTGAAGCAGCCGATGAGGAAGACTCTTTCTTAGGGGATGAAGAACTTGAGGAAGATTTGGCAACCTCAGAAGAATTAGAAGAATATGATGAGGCGATCGCTCAAGCTGACGCGCTCGATCGCGATCCGTCTGAGGTGTCGTGA